From a region of the Balaenoptera musculus isolate JJ_BM4_2016_0621 chromosome 15, mBalMus1.pri.v3, whole genome shotgun sequence genome:
- the FAHD1 gene encoding acylpyruvase FAHD1, mitochondrial has product MAATRPLSRFWEWGKNIVCVGRNYADHVREMQSAALSEPVLFLKPSTAYAPEGSPVLVPAYTRNLHHELELAVVMGKRCRAVPEAAAMDYVAGYALCLDMTARDVQDECKKKGLPWTLAKSFTASCPVSAFVPKEKIPDPHNLKLWLKVNGELRQEGETSSMIFSIPYIISYVSKIMTLEEGDIILTGTPKGVGPVKENDEIQAGIHGVVSMRFKVEKPEY; this is encoded by the coding sequence ATGGCTGCCACCAGACCGCTGTCCCGCTTCTGGGAGTGGGGGAAGAACATCGTGTGCGTGGGCAGGAACTACGCAGACCACGTCAGGGAGATGCAGAGCGCCGCACTGAGCGAGCCGGTGCTGTTCCTGAAGCCGTCAACCGCGTACGCCCCCGAGGGCTCGCCGGTCCTCGTGCCCGCCTACACCCGCAACCTGCACCACGAGCTCGAGCTGGCCGTGGTGATGGGCAAGCGCTGCCGCGCCGTCCCGGAGGCCGCAGCCATGGACTATGTGGCCGGCTATGCCCTGTGCCTGGACATGACCGCCAGGGACGTGCAGGACGAGTGCAAGAAAAAGGGGCTGCCCTGGACTCTGGCCAAGAGCTTCACGGCCTCCTGCCCGGTCAGCGCGTTCGTGCCCAAAGAGAAGATCCCTGACCCTCACAACCTGAAGCTCTGGCTCAAGGTCAACGGCGAACTCAGGCAGGAGGGTGAAACATCCTCCAtgattttttccatcccctacaTCATCAGCTACGTTTCAAAGATCATGACCTTGGAAGAAGGAGATATTATCTTGACCGGGACGCCAAAGGGAGTGGGACCCGTTAAAGAAAACGATGAGATCCAGGCTGGCATACACGGGGTCGTCAGTATGAGATTTAAGGTGGAAAAGCCAGAATATTGA